A region of the Lysobacter sp. K5869 genome:
CACATGATCGATCCCTCGCGTCTGGTCGCCGGCGCCACCGCGGTGTACGGCGAGGAGGAGATGGCGCGCAGCTACGGCGAGATCGTGCCGATTCCGCAGGAGCGCGTGGTCGTCGCCGACGACGGCTACGTCGTCGATCTCGCCGGCCGTCCGCTGCTGTGCGTGGACACGCCCGGCCACGCCCGCCATCACCTGTGCGTGTGGGATCAGCGCAGCCGCGGCTGGTTCACCGGCGACACCTTCGGTTTGTCGTATCGCGAATTCGATTCGGCGCGCGGCCCGTTCGTGCTGCCGACCAGTTCGCCGGTGCAGTTCGAGCCCGAGCCGCTCAAGCGATCGATCCGCGCCTTGCTGGCGCGCGATCCGGCGGGGATGTATCTGACGCATTACGGCCGGGTCGGCGACGCGCAGCGCTTGGGCGCGGAGCTGATCGAACAGATCGACGCGATGGTGGGCATGGCGCGCGCGGCCGCGCAGCCGGGCGGCGAAGGCTTGCACGAACGCCTGACCGCCGCGCTCGCCGATTATTTCGCCGCCCGCGCGCGCGAGCACGGCAGCCCGCTGAGCGAGGCGCAGGTGCGCGCGGCGCTGGCGATCGATGTCGAGCTCAATGCGCAGGGCTTGGAGGTGTGGTTGGCGCGCGGCGGCTGAGGCGTTCGGATCGCAGCCGTTGGGGCGCGCAGCGGCATCCGGGCCGCCCGCCCGACTTGGCCGCGTAGGCGCCGCCCAAAGCCGCCGGTCGATAACAGTCCGCTCGAACCGATGCCGGAAGACGGAACTCAAGCTGCGGCTCGTCGCGGGCGGCGACCGAAAGCGATCCGGCGGCTTAACGCGCCTAATTAGGCTGGACGATCCCCTCGACCGCCGTCACGATCGCTGAATCGCCGCCGCAGTAGCCTCCAAGAGCCCGA
Encoded here:
- a CDS encoding MBL fold metallo-hydrolase, whose protein sequence is MSAALASADHGIVTVDTGFQRPIFDAAYLLIENGRAAFVDCGTQHSIPALLGALAAHGLTPAEVDWLILTHVHLDHAGGAGALMRRLPNARLAVHPRGAPHMIDPSRLVAGATAVYGEEEMARSYGEIVPIPQERVVVADDGYVVDLAGRPLLCVDTPGHARHHLCVWDQRSRGWFTGDTFGLSYREFDSARGPFVLPTSSPVQFEPEPLKRSIRALLARDPAGMYLTHYGRVGDAQRLGAELIEQIDAMVGMARAAAQPGGEGLHERLTAALADYFAARAREHGSPLSEAQVRAALAIDVELNAQGLEVWLARGG